The Cucumis melo cultivar AY chromosome 5, USDA_Cmelo_AY_1.0, whole genome shotgun sequence genome has a segment encoding these proteins:
- the LOC103491585 gene encoding F-box/kelch-repeat protein At2g44130-like, whose protein sequence is MENFESKFTEFIPGLPEELSLDCITRLPYTTHRLASAVCRRWHQLISSPDFYYHRRKSGATTLLACFIQALPPAFSTTGWKLCTSLAYGLTVFDSLSQSWDRIPPIPQYPDGLPLFCHIASTEGKLVLMGGWDPATYDPIVDVFVYDFTHGAWRKGKDMPSKRSFFAIGASDGRVYISGGHDESKNALKSAWVYDLRTDEWTELPQMSQGRDECEGLMVGREFWVVSGYDTERQGMFDASAEVYDLDSGEWRVVDQAWEEGRCPRACVGMDKEGKLTNWSELAPAVRVGACGMVMGSRSVVTGSEYQGGPQNFYMMETEGGQNGKMRKINVPEGYGGYVQSGCCVEV, encoded by the coding sequence ATGGAAAACTTCGAATCCAAGTTCACCGAGTTCATTCCGGGTCTTCCTGAAGAACTCAGTCTCGATTGCATCACTCGTTTGCCTTACACAACTCACCGACTTGCCTCCGCCGTCTGCCGCCGTTGGCATCAACTCATCTCCAGTCCCGATTTCTATTACCACCGTCGAAAATCCGGTGCCACTACTCTTCTCGCTTGCTTCATTCAAGCTCTTCCCCCAGCTTTCTCCACCACAGGATGGAAGCTCTGTACTTCACTCGCTTACGGACTCACCGTTTTCGACTCACTGAGTCAATCCTGGGACCGAATCCCTCCGATTCCACAATACCCAGATGGTCTTCCTCTCTTCTGTCACATAGCTAGTACCGAAGGAAAACTCGTGCTCATGGGCGGCTGGGATCCCGCAACTTACGATCCGATTGTTGATGTTTTCGTTTACGATTTCACCCACGGTGCCTGGAGGAAGGGGAAAGATATGCCGTCTAAGCGATCCTTTTTTGCAATTGGGGCTTCCGATGGACGAGTCTACATCTCCGGTGGCCACGACGAGAGCAAAAACGCCTTGAAATCGGCATGGGTTTACGATCTCAGAACCGACGAGTGGACTGAGTTGCCCCAAATGAGTCAGGGAAGAGACGAGTGCGAAGGTCTGATGGTCGGCCGCGAATTCTGGGTTGTTAGCGGCTACGACACCGAACGACAAGGGATGTTCGACGCCAGCGCCGAAGTTTATGACCTCGATTCCGGGGAGTGGCGAGTTGTGGATCAGGCATGGGAAGAAGGCCGGTGCCCACGGGCATGCGTCGGAATGGATAAGGAAGGAAAACTAACGAACTGGTCGGAATTGGCTCCGGCGGTGAGAGTCGGAGCGTGTGGGATGGTGATGGGAAGCCGGAGTGTAGTGACGGGATCGGAGTATCAAGGGGGGCCGCAGAATTTCTATATGATGGAGACGGAGGGAGGGCAGAATGGTAAGATGAGGAAAATTAATGTTCCAGAAGGGTACGGTGGATACGTGCAGTCGGGATGCTGCGTCGAGGTGTGA
- the LOC103491592 gene encoding probable CoA ligase CCL12 — protein sequence MGKSIWELGIEDLVKTGLNLHEAVEFNRILKNVLSTAQRSKPAEVWRELMAKRALKPTHPFELHRLLYYSVYANWNISTNGPPPYWFPSLNQSKLTNLGKIMELHGPKLLGASYKDPISSFSLFQKFSIQNPEIYWSIVLQELSVTFQKAPRCILDRTEKPNGRWLPDSMLNIAECCLRSSSRLLRDDNSLAIVWRDEGCDNSNVNHMTLKQLRDKVTLVANALDATFSKGDAVAIDMPLTVDAVVIYLAIVLAGLVVVSIADSFAANEVAVRLLISKAKGIFTQDFILRGGKKYPLYSRVIEGGSCKAIVIPVTGNRLEVDLREQDLSWEEFLSTAKEFPRSNCYSPMYHSIDAVTNILFSSGTTGEPKAIPWTQLSPIRCAADSWAHMDVQAGDVFCWPTNLGWAMGPVSVYSSLLVGATLALYHGSPLGHGFGKFVQDAGVTILGTVPSLVKTWKDTRCMEGLNWTKIRYFASTGETSNVDDDLWLSSRSYYKPLFECCGGTELGSSFIVGSPLQPQAFGAFSTASMTTGFVILDEHGIPFPEDQPCIGEIGLFPIYLGASNELLNADHDEVYFKGMPIYNGMQLRRHGDIIKRTVGGYLVVQGRADDTMNLGGIKTSSVELERICDLVDESILETAAVAVSPIQGGPEQLVILVVLSEGYRKSPQELKVKFSKAIQSNLNPLFKVGFVKIVPSFPRTASNKLLRRVLRKQMKDELALQSHL from the exons ATGGGAAAGAGCATTTGGGAATTGGGTATTGAAGATTTAGTGAAAACGGGCTTAAACCTCCATGAAGCTGTGGAATTCAACAGGATTCTTAAGAATGTACTGTCCACAGCCCAAAGATCAAAGCCTGCTGAGGTTTGGCGGGAGCTCATGGCTAAAAGAGCCTTGAAACCCACACACCCATTTGAGTTGCATCGGCTTCTCTATTACTCTGTCTATGCTAATTGGAATATCTCTACCAATGGACCTCCTCCATATTGGTTTCCTTCTCT CAATCAATCTAAACTGACAAATTTGGGAAAGATCATGGAGTTGCATGGTCCAAAGCTGTTGGGAGCTTCATATAAAGATCCTATATCAAGTTTCAGCTTATTTCAGAAATTCTCCATTCAGAATCCTGAG ATTTACTGGTCAATTGTTCTTCAAGAGCTTTCTGTTACTTTCCAAAAAGCACCGAGGTGTATTTTAGATAGGACTGAGAAGCCAAATGGAAGATGGCTCCCTGACTCCATGTTGAATATTGCCGAGTGTTGTTTGCGTTCTTCAAGTCGCCTATTGAGAGATGATAATTCTTTGGCAATTGTGTGGAGAGATGAAGGCTGTGATAATTCAAACGTGAACCATATGACACTCAAACAACTTCGAGACAAAGTAAC GTTGGTGGCAAATGCACTCGATGCAACATTTTCAAAGGGCGATGCTGTTGCTATTGACATGCCATTGACAGTTGATGCAGTTGTTATATATTTAGCTATTGTTCTAGCAGGGCTTGTTGTTGTTTCTATTGCCGACAGCTTTGCTGCTAATGAAGTTGCAGTTCGTCTGCTTATATCAAAAGCAAAGGGAATCTTTACTCAG GATTTCATATTGAGAGGAGGCAAGAAGTATCCGTTGTACAG TCGGGTTATAGAAGGGGGGTCATGTAAGGCTATAGTGATTCCCGTAACTGGGAACAGGCTGGAAGTGGATTTGCGAGAACAGGATCTATCATGGGAAGAATTTCTTTCAACTGCAAAGGAATTTCCAAG ATCAAATTGTTACTCTCCAATGTATCATTCAATAGATGCCGTGACTAACATTCTCTTCTCATCTGGGACCACGG GAGAGCCAAAAGCAATCCCATGGACACAACTTTCACCTATCCGCTGCGCTGCTGATTCCTGGGCTCACATGGATGTTCAGGCTGGCGATGTTTTCTGTTGGCCCACCAATTTAGGATGGGCGATGGGGCCAGTTTCTGTGTACTCATCCTTGTTAGTTGGTGCAACTCTTGCTCTCTATCATGGATCTCCTCTTGGCCATGGATTTGGAAAGTTCGTTCAG GATGCAGGAGTGACTATATTGGGAACAGTTCCAAGCTTGGTAAAAACTTGGAAGGATACAAGGTGCATGGAAGGCTTAAATTGGACAAAGATAAG GTACTTTGCCTCCACCGGCGAAACGTCAAATGTCGATGATGATCTCTGGCTTTCCTCGAGGTCATATTACAAACCTTTGTTCGAATGTTGTGGTGGCACAGAACTTGGTTCAAGCTTCATTGTCGGTAGTCCATTACAACCACAGGCTTTTGGGGCTTTTAGCACAGCATCTATGACCACAGGATTTGTCATCCTTGATGAACATGGAATACCTTTT CCAGAAGATCAGCCTTGCATTGGTGAAATAGGGTTATTCCCTATATATCTCGGAGCTAGCAACGAATTGCTAAACGCTGATCATGATGAAGTTTACTTCAAGGGAATGCCAATATACAATGGAATG CAACTGAGGAGACATGGAGACATCATCAAAAGAACTGTTGGAGGCTACTTAGTTGTTCAAGGTAGGGCTGATGACACTATGAACCTTGGCGGCATCAAG ACAAGTTCGGTTGAACTTGAACGTATATGTGACCTTGTTGATGAGAGTATATTGGAAACCGCTGCGGTGGCTGTTTCACCTATACAAGGAGGTCCAGAACAACTAGTCATTTTGGTGGTACTAAGTGAAGGATATAGAAAGTCCCCACAAGAACTGAAAGTCAAATTTTCAAAAGCAATCCAGAGCAATCTTAACCCTTTGTTCAAG GTTGGGTTTGTGAAAATTGTACCAAGCTTTCCACGAACTGCTTCCAACAAGTTACTGAGAAGAGTCTTGAGGAAACAGATGAAGGATGAACTTGCCCTTCAAAGTCATCTTTAG
- the LOC103491588 gene encoding importin subunit alpha-9 isoform X1, which yields MADSSLPSPRRDSIKSSVGGVAAHRRRQHAVAVGKERRDLLVRAKRFCRIGIGDAASAVDNEMIMDEELSILEVQTSSAVDELKSAVAYQGKGAMQKRIHALRELRRLLSRSEFPPVETALKAGAVSLLVQCLSFGSPDEQLLEAAWCLTNIGAGNPEETKSLLPAIPLLIAHLGERSSLLVAEQCAWALGNVAGEEKELRDILLSQGALLPLARMLLPNKGSSVKTAAWALSNLIKGPDSKAATELIRIDGVLDAIIRHLKKADDELATEVAWVIVYLSALSDVAISILVKSDVVQLLVERLSTSNSLQLLIPVLRSLGNLVAVDSHTISAILIPGSEITGSVVEVLIKCLKSEHRVLKKEASWVLSNIAAGSMEHKQLIYTSDAVPLLIRLLSSAPFDVRKEVAYVLGNLCVAPNDSDGKAKLLVENLVSLVGRGCLVGFIDLVRSVDTEAARLGFQFLEMVLRGMPNGEGPRLVEREDGIEAMERFQFHENEELRNMANCLVDKYFGEDYGLDE from the exons ATGGCGGACTCTAGCCTCCCTTCCCCAAGAAGAGATTCTATCAAGTCTTCTG TTGGGGGTGTTGCTGCTCATCGAAGACGACAGCATGCGGTTGCGGTGGGAAAGGAAAGAAGAGACTTGTTGGTGCGCGCGAAGCGCTTCTGCAGAATTGGGATTGGTGATGCTGCTTCTGCTGTTGACAATGAAATGATAATGGACGAAGAGTTGTCAATTTTGGAAGTTCAAACTTCTTCAGCAGTGGACGAGCTAAAATCCGCAGTTGCATACCA GGGAAAAGGTGCAATGCAGAAGAGAATTCACGCCCTTCGAGAACTAAGACGCCTGTTATCTCGATCAGAATTCCCTCCAGTTGAAACTGCTCTTAAAGCGGGAGCGGTATCCTTGTTGGTGCAGTGTCTTTCATTTGGTTCCCCTGATGAACAG TTGCTTGAGGCGGCTTGGTGCTTAACGAACATTGGGGCTGGGAACCCTGAAGAGACCAAATCTTTGTTGCCAGCAATACCATTGCTTATTGCTCATCTTGGAG AAAGAAGTTCACTGCTTGTTGCAGAGCAGTGTGCATGGGCATTAGGAAATGTTGCTGGTGAAGAAAAGGAGTTGAGGGATATTCTGCTTTCGCAAGGTGCTTTATTACCTCTTGCCAGAATGCTGCTACCAAACAAAGGTTCATCCGTTAAAACAGCTGCTTGGGCACTATCCAACTTAATCAAG GGACCAGATTCCAAGGCTGCTACAGAACTAATTAGAATCGATGGGGTGTTGGATGCCATTATTAGACACTTAAAAAAAGC GGATGATGAGTTGGCAACTGAAGTTGCCTGGGTAATTGTGTATCTGTCAGCACTCTCAGATGTTGCTATCAGTATATTGGTGAAGAGTGATGTTGTCCAACTACTTGTGGAAAGATTATCAACGTCAAATAGTTTGCAATTGCTTATTCCG GTGCTTCGAAGTTTAGGGAACCTTGTGGCAGTGGATTCACATACAATTTCTGCTATTCTCATTCCTGGAAGTGAAATTACAG GTAGTGTTGTAGAAGTCCTGATAAAATGCTTAAAAAGCGAGCACCGAGTTTTAAAGAAG GAGGCATCTTGGGTACTGTCTAACATTGCTGCTGGTTCCATGGAGCACAAGCAATTGATATACACCAGTGATGCTGTACCCTTATTGATTAGACTTCTTTCATCGGCACCATTTGATGTACGAAAGGAAGTAGCATATGTATTGGGAAATCTCTGTGTTGCGCCTAATGATAGTGACGGAAAAGCAAAACTTCTAGTTGAAAACTTGGTTTCACTTGTTGGCAGAGGATGCCTTGTGGGTTTCATTGACTTGGTAAGATCTGTCGATACAGAGGCTGCAAGGCTAGGATTTCAATTCTTGGAGATG GTATTGCGAGGAATGCCAAACGGGGAGGGTCCAAGGCTCGTTGAGCGAGAGGACGGGATAGAAGCAATGGAAAGATTTCAGTTTCATGAAAATGAAGAGTTGAGAAACATGGCAAATTGTCTGGTCGATAAGTATTTCGGTGAGGACTATGGTCTCGACGAGTAG
- the LOC103491587 gene encoding uncharacterized protein LOC103491587, protein MATAVEIGNGGSSSSSSKSRRSKQIWYSQPLTPLMEGPDPQFQDQEPNKKDSSGSNWEFLRDWFKIQRNLTPSISQSSFTNLPNSKTQDLKLLLGVLACPLAPIPLHSNSPPQTSHFPPHIPLETSVAHYIIQQYLAATGCLKQQKCAKNMYATGSVKMIRCETEVSSGKSVKTVGTRCEDTGCFVLWQMLPAMWSLELVVGGSKVVAGSDGNTVWRHTPWLGTHAAKGPQRPLRRIIQGLDPKSTARLFEKAQCLGEKRIGEDDCFVLKVSAEREAVMERNEGPAEVIRHVLYGYFCQKSGVLVYLEDSHLTRVQTEGDAVYWETTIGSCIGDYRDVDGVLIAHRGRSIATVFKFGEMSTQFSRTRMEEIWSIDDVMFNVAGLSMDYFIPPADIFDSLHSHSHPHSHSHSP, encoded by the exons ATGGCGACGGCGGTTGAGATTGGGAACGGgggatcttcttcttcttcttcaaagtCGAGGAGATCGAAACAAATTTGGTACTCACAGCCTCTGACTCCATTGATGGAAGGCCCGGATCCTCAATTCCAAGACCAAGAGCCCAACAAAAAGGACTCCTCCGGTTCGAACTGGGAATTCCTCCGCGACTGGTTTAAGATCCAACGCAACCTCACCCCCTCCATCTCTCAGTCTTCCTTCACAAACCTTCCCAATTCCAAAACCCAAGATTTAAAGCTCTTGCTCGGTGTGCTCGCATGTCCTCTCGCTCCCATTCCTCTCCATTCCAATTCCCCTCCACAAACCTCCCACTTCCCGCCTCATATTCCTCTTGAAACTTCCGTGGCTCATTACATTATACAACAATACTTGGCCGCCACAGGATGTCTGAAACAGCAAAAGTGCGCCAAGAATATGTACGCCACTGGAAGTGTGAAGATGATTCGTTGCGAAACAGAGGTCTCTTCTGGTAAATCTGTGAAGACGGTTGGAACAAGATGTGAGGACACTGGCTGCTTTGTTCTTTGGCAAATGCTACCGGCTATGTGGTCACTTGAATTGGTCGTCGGAGGTAGTAAGGTGGTGGCCGGCAGCGACGGCAATACTGTCTGGCGTCACACTCCCTGGCTCGGCACCCATGCCGCCAAAGGCCCCCAACGTCCCCTCCGTCGCATCATTCAG GGGCTAGATCCAAAGAGCACGGCGAGGTTGTTTGAGAAAGCTCAATGTCTGGGAGAAAAGAGGATTGGAGAAGACGATTGCTTTGTGCTGAAAGTATCGGCAGAGAGGGAGGCTGTGATGGAGAGGAATGAGGGGCCTGCGGAAGTGATAAGGCATGTACTATATGGCTACTTCTGTCAAAAGAGTGGAGTGTTAGTGTACCTGGAGGACTCGCATCTAACCAGGGTCCAGACTGAAGGCGATGCCGTGTACTGGGAAACGACCATTGGAAGCTGCATTGGGGATTACAGAGACGTGGACGGGGTCCTCATCGCTCACCGAGGCAGGTCTATAGCGACGGTGTTCAAGTTTGGGGAAATGTCCACCCAATTTAGCAGGACTCGCATGGAAGAGATTTGGAGTATTGACGATGTGATGTTTAACGTCGCTGGTCTTAGCATGGACTACTTTATTCCTCCTGCTGATATTTTTGATAGCCTTCATTCCCATTCTCACCCTCACTCCCATTCTCATTCTCCATGA
- the LOC103491586 gene encoding lipid phosphate phosphatase gamma, with the protein MAAAPLKAVSLTHVRYQRGDQLGHFLAWVSLVPVFISLGGFLSHFIFRRELQGMFFALGLVISQFINEFIKTSVQQARPETCALLEMCDSHGWPSSHSQYMFFFAIYFTLLSYKGIGLWGTESKWVLNLLAWSLALLTMYSRVYLGYHTVAQVFAGATLGGLLGALWFWFVNSVLFCYFPAIEESQFGRKFYIKDTSHISNVLKFEYDNARAARQELDCKCD; encoded by the coding sequence ATGGCGGCGGCACCACTCAAGGCGGTGTCTTTGACCCATGTCCGGTACCAGAGGGGAGATCAGCTCGGCCATTTCTTAGCTTGGGTTTCTTTGGTCCCGGTCTTCATTAGTCTCGGTGGATTCCTCTCTCACTTCATCTTCCGTCGCGAATTACAGGGTATGTTCTTCGCGCTAGGGCTTGTAATCTCTCAATTCATAAATGAATTCATCAAGACCTCCGTTCAGCAAGCCCGTCCTGAGACGTGTGCGTTGTTGGAAATGTGTGATTCCCATGGTTGGCCGTCTAGTCACTCTCagtatatgtttttctttgctaTATACTTCACTCTTTTGTCCTATAAAGGGATTGGACTTTGGGGTACTGAAAGCAAGTGGGTGTTGAATCTATTAGCTTGGTCTTTGGCTCTCTTGACCATGTATTCGAGGGTCTATTTAGGATACCATACTGTTGCACAGGTTTTTGCTGGAGCTACACTTGGTGGTCTTCTTGGAGCTTTGTGGTTCTGGTTTGTCAATTCTGTGCTTTTCTGTTACTTCCCGGCTATAGAGGAGAGCCAATTTGGCAGGAAGTTTTACATTAAGGACACTTCTCATATAAGTAATGTTTTGAAATTCGAGTATGATAATGCAAGAGCTGCCAGACAAGAGTTGGACTGTAAGTGTGATTGA
- the LOC103491588 gene encoding importin subunit alpha-9 isoform X2 — MIMDEELSILEVQTSSAVDELKSAVAYQGKGAMQKRIHALRELRRLLSRSEFPPVETALKAGAVSLLVQCLSFGSPDEQLLEAAWCLTNIGAGNPEETKSLLPAIPLLIAHLGERSSLLVAEQCAWALGNVAGEEKELRDILLSQGALLPLARMLLPNKGSSVKTAAWALSNLIKGPDSKAATELIRIDGVLDAIIRHLKKADDELATEVAWVIVYLSALSDVAISILVKSDVVQLLVERLSTSNSLQLLIPVLRSLGNLVAVDSHTISAILIPGSEITGSVVEVLIKCLKSEHRVLKKEASWVLSNIAAGSMEHKQLIYTSDAVPLLIRLLSSAPFDVRKEVAYVLGNLCVAPNDSDGKAKLLVENLVSLVGRGCLVGFIDLVRSVDTEAARLGFQFLEMVLRGMPNGEGPRLVEREDGIEAMERFQFHENEELRNMANCLVDKYFGEDYGLDE, encoded by the exons ATGATAATGGACGAAGAGTTGTCAATTTTGGAAGTTCAAACTTCTTCAGCAGTGGACGAGCTAAAATCCGCAGTTGCATACCA GGGAAAAGGTGCAATGCAGAAGAGAATTCACGCCCTTCGAGAACTAAGACGCCTGTTATCTCGATCAGAATTCCCTCCAGTTGAAACTGCTCTTAAAGCGGGAGCGGTATCCTTGTTGGTGCAGTGTCTTTCATTTGGTTCCCCTGATGAACAG TTGCTTGAGGCGGCTTGGTGCTTAACGAACATTGGGGCTGGGAACCCTGAAGAGACCAAATCTTTGTTGCCAGCAATACCATTGCTTATTGCTCATCTTGGAG AAAGAAGTTCACTGCTTGTTGCAGAGCAGTGTGCATGGGCATTAGGAAATGTTGCTGGTGAAGAAAAGGAGTTGAGGGATATTCTGCTTTCGCAAGGTGCTTTATTACCTCTTGCCAGAATGCTGCTACCAAACAAAGGTTCATCCGTTAAAACAGCTGCTTGGGCACTATCCAACTTAATCAAG GGACCAGATTCCAAGGCTGCTACAGAACTAATTAGAATCGATGGGGTGTTGGATGCCATTATTAGACACTTAAAAAAAGC GGATGATGAGTTGGCAACTGAAGTTGCCTGGGTAATTGTGTATCTGTCAGCACTCTCAGATGTTGCTATCAGTATATTGGTGAAGAGTGATGTTGTCCAACTACTTGTGGAAAGATTATCAACGTCAAATAGTTTGCAATTGCTTATTCCG GTGCTTCGAAGTTTAGGGAACCTTGTGGCAGTGGATTCACATACAATTTCTGCTATTCTCATTCCTGGAAGTGAAATTACAG GTAGTGTTGTAGAAGTCCTGATAAAATGCTTAAAAAGCGAGCACCGAGTTTTAAAGAAG GAGGCATCTTGGGTACTGTCTAACATTGCTGCTGGTTCCATGGAGCACAAGCAATTGATATACACCAGTGATGCTGTACCCTTATTGATTAGACTTCTTTCATCGGCACCATTTGATGTACGAAAGGAAGTAGCATATGTATTGGGAAATCTCTGTGTTGCGCCTAATGATAGTGACGGAAAAGCAAAACTTCTAGTTGAAAACTTGGTTTCACTTGTTGGCAGAGGATGCCTTGTGGGTTTCATTGACTTGGTAAGATCTGTCGATACAGAGGCTGCAAGGCTAGGATTTCAATTCTTGGAGATG GTATTGCGAGGAATGCCAAACGGGGAGGGTCCAAGGCTCGTTGAGCGAGAGGACGGGATAGAAGCAATGGAAAGATTTCAGTTTCATGAAAATGAAGAGTTGAGAAACATGGCAAATTGTCTGGTCGATAAGTATTTCGGTGAGGACTATGGTCTCGACGAGTAG
- the LOC103491588 gene encoding importin subunit alpha-9 isoform X3, with protein MQKRIHALRELRRLLSRSEFPPVETALKAGAVSLLVQCLSFGSPDEQLLEAAWCLTNIGAGNPEETKSLLPAIPLLIAHLGERSSLLVAEQCAWALGNVAGEEKELRDILLSQGALLPLARMLLPNKGSSVKTAAWALSNLIKGPDSKAATELIRIDGVLDAIIRHLKKADDELATEVAWVIVYLSALSDVAISILVKSDVVQLLVERLSTSNSLQLLIPVLRSLGNLVAVDSHTISAILIPGSEITGSVVEVLIKCLKSEHRVLKKEASWVLSNIAAGSMEHKQLIYTSDAVPLLIRLLSSAPFDVRKEVAYVLGNLCVAPNDSDGKAKLLVENLVSLVGRGCLVGFIDLVRSVDTEAARLGFQFLEMVLRGMPNGEGPRLVEREDGIEAMERFQFHENEELRNMANCLVDKYFGEDYGLDE; from the exons ATGCAGAAGAGAATTCACGCCCTTCGAGAACTAAGACGCCTGTTATCTCGATCAGAATTCCCTCCAGTTGAAACTGCTCTTAAAGCGGGAGCGGTATCCTTGTTGGTGCAGTGTCTTTCATTTGGTTCCCCTGATGAACAG TTGCTTGAGGCGGCTTGGTGCTTAACGAACATTGGGGCTGGGAACCCTGAAGAGACCAAATCTTTGTTGCCAGCAATACCATTGCTTATTGCTCATCTTGGAG AAAGAAGTTCACTGCTTGTTGCAGAGCAGTGTGCATGGGCATTAGGAAATGTTGCTGGTGAAGAAAAGGAGTTGAGGGATATTCTGCTTTCGCAAGGTGCTTTATTACCTCTTGCCAGAATGCTGCTACCAAACAAAGGTTCATCCGTTAAAACAGCTGCTTGGGCACTATCCAACTTAATCAAG GGACCAGATTCCAAGGCTGCTACAGAACTAATTAGAATCGATGGGGTGTTGGATGCCATTATTAGACACTTAAAAAAAGC GGATGATGAGTTGGCAACTGAAGTTGCCTGGGTAATTGTGTATCTGTCAGCACTCTCAGATGTTGCTATCAGTATATTGGTGAAGAGTGATGTTGTCCAACTACTTGTGGAAAGATTATCAACGTCAAATAGTTTGCAATTGCTTATTCCG GTGCTTCGAAGTTTAGGGAACCTTGTGGCAGTGGATTCACATACAATTTCTGCTATTCTCATTCCTGGAAGTGAAATTACAG GTAGTGTTGTAGAAGTCCTGATAAAATGCTTAAAAAGCGAGCACCGAGTTTTAAAGAAG GAGGCATCTTGGGTACTGTCTAACATTGCTGCTGGTTCCATGGAGCACAAGCAATTGATATACACCAGTGATGCTGTACCCTTATTGATTAGACTTCTTTCATCGGCACCATTTGATGTACGAAAGGAAGTAGCATATGTATTGGGAAATCTCTGTGTTGCGCCTAATGATAGTGACGGAAAAGCAAAACTTCTAGTTGAAAACTTGGTTTCACTTGTTGGCAGAGGATGCCTTGTGGGTTTCATTGACTTGGTAAGATCTGTCGATACAGAGGCTGCAAGGCTAGGATTTCAATTCTTGGAGATG GTATTGCGAGGAATGCCAAACGGGGAGGGTCCAAGGCTCGTTGAGCGAGAGGACGGGATAGAAGCAATGGAAAGATTTCAGTTTCATGAAAATGAAGAGTTGAGAAACATGGCAAATTGTCTGGTCGATAAGTATTTCGGTGAGGACTATGGTCTCGACGAGTAG